The following coding sequences are from one Beggiatoa alba B18LD window:
- a CDS encoding sigma-54 interaction domain-containing protein, producing MTVMPSPEILQFLQYYPVPAALLSVDYEILATNTAYQTHYTKISPEKTYCYAASHHYNVPCDQAGESCPLKTTLETGEAQRVLHIHYTRHGESHVDIQTLPIRNSNGEIVYLLEVLRTLKIASPDIMAEGLVGRSPAFQQVLGLVSRVAPSEATVLLLGESGTGKDLIAQAIHAESPYAKGQFVPVDCSGLSENLFESELFGHEKGAFTGAYQRKFGLVEQARDGTLFLDEIGDVPLNLQVKLLRLLETGIYRRVGSIEPQKANFRLICATHKPLADMVQTGTFRQDLYYRINVFPITLPALRQRREDIGLLCDSLLKRIAPHRVLTLHPSSLAFLQNYAFMGNIRELRNLLERASLLTDGEEILPHHLNVEVVPNLHPEMKEEPQFCTAFCTLDEVEKNYLTWAEANFTGTLKALAQQLGLQERTFYRKRQESKKKGAEN from the coding sequence ATGACGGTAATGCCTAGCCCTGAAATTCTGCAATTTCTACAGTACTATCCTGTGCCCGCTGCCCTGCTCAGCGTTGACTATGAAATTTTGGCGACTAACACCGCTTATCAAACGCATTACACTAAGATTTCACCTGAAAAAACTTATTGTTATGCAGCATCACATCATTACAATGTCCCTTGTGACCAAGCGGGCGAAAGCTGTCCCCTAAAAACTACGTTAGAAACAGGCGAAGCCCAGCGTGTGCTACACATTCATTACACCCGCCACGGTGAAAGCCATGTCGACATCCAAACTTTGCCGATTCGCAACAGCAACGGGGAAATTGTTTATTTATTAGAGGTGTTACGAACGCTAAAAATCGCCAGTCCTGACATCATGGCTGAAGGATTAGTCGGGCGCAGTCCTGCGTTTCAACAGGTGTTAGGCTTAGTTTCCCGAGTCGCGCCAAGCGAGGCGACTGTTTTACTGCTAGGAGAGTCGGGAACGGGTAAAGACTTAATTGCACAGGCAATTCATGCAGAAAGTCCTTATGCAAAAGGGCAATTTGTGCCTGTTGACTGTTCGGGCTTATCAGAAAATTTATTTGAAAGTGAACTATTTGGACATGAAAAAGGCGCGTTCACAGGCGCGTATCAACGTAAATTCGGTTTAGTCGAACAAGCACGCGATGGCACATTATTTTTAGATGAAATCGGCGATGTTCCCTTGAATTTACAAGTAAAACTATTACGTTTATTAGAAACAGGCATTTATCGGCGAGTTGGCAGTATAGAGCCACAAAAAGCTAATTTTCGCTTAATTTGTGCAACCCATAAACCATTAGCAGACATGGTACAAACAGGCACTTTTAGGCAGGATTTATACTATAGAATCAATGTTTTTCCTATCACACTACCTGCGTTAAGGCAACGGCGCGAAGATATTGGCCTGTTATGTGATTCTTTATTAAAACGCATAGCTCCTCATCGCGTATTAACCTTGCATCCTAGCAGTTTAGCTTTTTTACAAAACTATGCTTTTATGGGCAATATTCGTGAATTACGCAATTTATTAGAGCGGGCGAGTTTATTAACAGATGGGGAGGAAATTCTACCGCATCATTTAAATGTTGAAGTTGTGCCAAATCTACATCCAGAAATGAAGGAAGAGCCACAGTTCTGTACAGCATTTTGCACGTTAGACGAGGTAGAAAAAAACTATTTAACTTGGGCAGAAGCGAATTTTACAGGGACATTAAAAGCGTTAGCACAACAATTAGGCCTGCAAGAACGAACTTTTTATCGAAAACGGCAGGAAAGTAAAAAGAAAGGAGCAGAAAATTAG
- a CDS encoding YceI family protein produces MKKTLLSAVLLGLSTTVFAADTLTIDSTHTFPSFEINHMGFSTQRGRFNSTKGTVVLDTQKKTGSVDIVIDATSIDTGLAKLEEHLRGEDFFNVEKFPTLTFKSTSVNFKDDKPAFIEGNLTLLGTTKPVTLTVNYFNCGTNPITKKYHCGVDATTSIKRSEFGMSTYVPAVSDEVKISIQAEAFKG; encoded by the coding sequence ATGAAAAAGACTTTATTATCTGCCGTATTATTAGGTTTAAGCACGACTGTTTTTGCGGCTGACACATTAACCATCGATTCAACCCATACATTCCCTAGCTTTGAAATCAATCATATGGGATTTTCTACCCAACGCGGTCGGTTTAACAGCACCAAAGGAACGGTTGTATTAGATACGCAGAAAAAAACAGGTTCTGTGGACATCGTTATCGATGCAACATCCATCGACACAGGTTTAGCCAAATTAGAAGAACACTTACGTGGCGAAGACTTTTTTAACGTGGAAAAATTCCCGACTTTAACCTTTAAGTCCACCAGCGTGAATTTTAAAGACGACAAACCCGCATTTATTGAAGGTAATTTAACCTTATTAGGCACAACTAAGCCGGTGACTTTAACCGTGAATTACTTCAATTGTGGTACAAATCCCATTACCAAGAAATATCATTGCGGAGTTGATGCAACAACCAGTATCAAACGTTCTGAATTCGGCATGTCAACCTACGTGCCTGCCGTTAGTGATGAGGTCAAAATCAGCATTCAAGCAGAAGCGTTTAAAGGCTAA
- a CDS encoding YceI family protein, translated as MMMKKCFLLLLLGASSLSPWAHALEYNAVVAKDSKIDFVYTQMNVPVEGIFKAFDAQIQFDPAKPESTSAKIDIDLNSIDLGSDEANTEVKRKPWFNLAVFPKATFSSQSVKSLGNDRYEVTGELDIKGKKQAVVLPVVVKQLDAKVEFSGQFVLKRLQFNIGEGAWSDTETVADDVTIKFSVIATAKP; from the coding sequence ATGATGATGAAAAAATGCTTTTTACTCCTACTATTGGGCGCATCATCCTTAAGCCCATGGGCACACGCACTGGAATATAACGCCGTAGTAGCCAAAGACAGCAAAATCGATTTTGTTTATACCCAGATGAATGTCCCCGTTGAAGGCATATTCAAAGCCTTTGATGCACAAATACAATTTGACCCTGCAAAACCTGAAAGCACCAGCGCGAAAATCGACATTGATTTAAACAGCATCGATTTAGGCAGTGATGAAGCAAACACAGAAGTAAAACGGAAACCATGGTTTAACTTAGCAGTTTTTCCAAAAGCAACGTTTAGTAGTCAAAGCGTGAAAAGTCTCGGCAATGACCGTTATGAAGTAACAGGCGAACTGGATATTAAAGGCAAAAAGCAAGCGGTTGTCTTACCTGTCGTTGTAAAGCAACTGGATGCTAAAGTGGAATTTAGCGGACAATTCGTCTTAAAACGCCTGCAATTTAATATCGGTGAGGGGGCTTGGTCAGATACTGAAACCGTCGCCGATGATGTCACTATAAAATTTTCTGTCATCGCCACTGCAAAACCCTAA
- a CDS encoding cytochrome b — MTARYTPTAITLHWLIALLLFGLLGLGFYMSNLPLSPEKLQLYSWHKWIGVTVFFLACFRLAWRMTHPAPALPAGMKWWEIYAAHAVHILLYGLMLAIPLSGWLMSSAAGFPVVYFGVLPLPDLVSKNTELRELFGAIHGSLNFLLIALIVLHIGAAIKHQWIAKDNLLKRMSFFS; from the coding sequence ATGACTGCACGTTATACCCCGACCGCGATTACTTTACATTGGCTCATTGCCTTATTGCTGTTTGGCTTATTAGGACTGGGCTTTTATATGAGCAACTTACCCTTATCACCTGAAAAGCTACAGTTGTATTCATGGCATAAATGGATAGGCGTAACCGTCTTTTTCCTCGCCTGTTTCCGTTTAGCATGGCGCATGACGCACCCCGCCCCCGCCTTACCTGCTGGGATGAAATGGTGGGAAATTTATGCCGCCCATGCAGTGCACATTCTCTTATACGGCTTAATGTTAGCGATTCCGTTATCAGGCTGGTTAATGAGTTCAGCAGCAGGCTTTCCCGTCGTGTATTTTGGCGTATTGCCGTTACCTGATTTAGTCTCAAAAAATACAGAGTTACGCGAGCTTTTTGGCGCGATACATGGCAGTTTAAACTTCCTCCTGATTGCTTTAATTGTGTTACATATTGGGGCAGCGATTAAACATCAATGGATTGCCAAAGATAATCTTTTAAAACGGATGTCCTTCTTTTCATAA
- a CDS encoding dienelactone hydrolase family protein has protein sequence MELTTPEGEIFNTYVAGAKKATKGLLMIHDSFGVSDYNRDWANYFAEQGFYVMVVDLYDGKVANNSKEASELMHTLNPDIVSRKLSTALSALKTAKRKISVLGWAAGGLQAQNLALQMSGDVQALVLYYCRIIIDRHKVANLQCPVFAVFAETEKTWPDKQAALEHVMAEAERPLECHSYDADAGFINPENLNYDLEAAEDTRAKTLAFLNKMLA, from the coding sequence ATGGAGTTGACCACACCAGAGGGTGAAATCTTTAACACTTATGTCGCAGGTGCAAAAAAAGCGACCAAAGGTTTATTGATGATTCATGACTCATTCGGCGTGTCCGACTACAACCGTGACTGGGCAAATTATTTTGCAGAACAAGGCTTTTATGTCATGGTTGTCGATTTATATGACGGTAAAGTCGCCAATAATAGTAAAGAAGCCAGTGAATTAATGCACACACTAAACCCTGATATTGTGAGTCGTAAACTCAGCACGGCATTGAGCGCGTTAAAAACGGCAAAGAGAAAAATCAGTGTGTTAGGTTGGGCGGCAGGCGGTTTGCAAGCACAAAATTTGGCGTTACAAATGTCGGGAGATGTCCAAGCACTTGTTTTATATTACTGTCGGATTATTATTGATAGACATAAAGTTGCGAATTTGCAATGTCCTGTTTTTGCAGTCTTTGCAGAAACAGAAAAAACATGGCCTGATAAACAAGCGGCATTAGAACATGTCATGGCAGAAGCTGAGAGACCGCTAGAATGTCATAGTTATGATGCAGATGCAGGGTTTATCAATCCTGAAAATTTAAATTACGATTTAGAAGCTGCCGAAGATACCCGCGCTAAAACGTTAGCGTTTTTAAATAAAATGCTGGCTTAA
- a CDS encoding peptidoglycan DD-metalloendopeptidase family protein, whose translation MRYRAIGWMLFSILWLGLSLNVAQANELATVLNKIRTTPAVAGGIAWIVLNSNNPTLPPDMRYNGKRVALWFDVQTQRWVALVGIPLSTAVGTQTLIDAQTNTRYPFQIVDKKYAEQRLTLKNKRQVDPEPDDLRRIEQENKLVQIALNPAWRAVSLLPLPLIKPVAGRFSSPFGLRRFFNNQPRKPHSGLDISAGQGAIIQSPADGIVVLTGDFFFNGNSVFIDHGYGIVTMYCHLSEIDVQENQAVSVGQPIGKVGMTGRATGPHLHWGVSFNGTMIDPMLVINETE comes from the coding sequence ATGCGATACCGTGCAATAGGTTGGATGTTGTTTAGTATTTTGTGGTTGGGGCTAAGTTTAAACGTTGCTCAAGCGAATGAACTAGCGACAGTTCTCAATAAAATACGCACAACGCCCGCTGTTGCTGGGGGAATTGCATGGATAGTTCTTAACAGCAATAATCCGACTTTACCGCCTGATATGCGTTATAACGGTAAACGGGTTGCCTTGTGGTTTGATGTTCAAACACAACGTTGGGTTGCATTAGTTGGTATTCCTTTATCTACGGCGGTAGGGACACAAACATTAATTGATGCCCAAACAAACACCCGTTATCCGTTTCAAATTGTTGATAAAAAGTATGCGGAACAACGTTTAACTTTAAAAAATAAACGTCAAGTTGACCCAGAACCCGACGATTTACGGCGGATTGAGCAAGAAAACAAATTAGTACAAATTGCCTTAAATCCTGCATGGCGTGCGGTTTCGCTGTTACCTTTACCCTTAATAAAACCAGTTGCGGGACGCTTTAGCAGTCCTTTTGGCTTACGGCGTTTTTTCAACAATCAACCGCGTAAACCTCACAGCGGGCTAGATATTTCTGCGGGACAAGGGGCGATTATTCAAAGCCCTGCGGATGGAATTGTCGTATTAACAGGCGATTTCTTTTTTAATGGCAATAGCGTTTTTATCGACCATGGTTACGGTATTGTGACCATGTATTGCCATCTCAGTGAAATTGATGTTCAGGAAAATCAAGCCGTTTCCGTGGGACAACCTATTGGCAAAGTGGGCATGACAGGACGGGCAACGGGGCCGCATTTACACTGGGGTGTAAGTTTTAACGGTACGATGATAGACCCGATGTTAGTGATAAATGAAACTGAATAA
- a CDS encoding DNA cytosine methyltransferase, with amino-acid sequence MQLNCASFESYTPSVIELFAGAGGLALGLALAGFDTKAVLENNKWACATLRKNRPDWYIIEDDILSIADVGISKSIKLDKPLDLLSGGYPCQAFSYAGKKLGLEDTRGTLFYSFAEILKELQPNMFLAENVKGLVSHDKGRTLETMLNVFKEVGYQVYYKILNAIDYEVAQKRERIVIIGVRNDVRAKIGFDYTFPKPLCKKLTLRDVLQNVPDSLGASYNEKKKAIFALIPQGGCWRDLPDEIAREYLAGSYHLGGGKTGIARRMSWDEAGLTVLCSPAQKQTDRCHPDELRPFTVRENARIQSFPDNWEFVGSVAEQYKQIGNAVPVNLAKHIGLSIKQYLMGMQTVRYEHLQLKLHF; translated from the coding sequence ATGCAACTCAATTGTGCTTCTTTCGAGAGTTATACGCCGTCAGTGATTGAGTTATTTGCGGGAGCTGGCGGGCTTGCGCTTGGGCTTGCGTTAGCAGGCTTTGATACAAAAGCCGTATTAGAAAATAATAAATGGGCCTGCGCAACATTGAGAAAAAACCGACCTGATTGGTATATCATCGAGGATGATATTCTCAGCATTGCAGATGTGGGTATTTCAAAAAGCATTAAATTAGATAAGCCACTTGATTTATTATCAGGGGGGTATCCGTGTCAAGCCTTTAGCTATGCGGGTAAAAAATTAGGCTTAGAAGATACTCGAGGCACATTATTTTATAGTTTTGCCGAAATTTTAAAAGAATTACAACCTAACATGTTTTTAGCAGAAAATGTAAAGGGTTTAGTCAGCCATGATAAAGGCAGAACTTTAGAAACCATGCTGAATGTATTTAAAGAAGTCGGTTATCAAGTTTATTATAAAATTTTAAATGCAATTGATTATGAAGTTGCACAAAAACGTGAACGTATTGTCATTATTGGTGTAAGAAATGACGTAAGAGCTAAAATTGGTTTTGACTATACCTTTCCTAAGCCTTTATGTAAAAAATTAACATTGCGTGATGTTTTGCAAAATGTGCCTGATTCACTTGGTGCGAGTTATAACGAGAAGAAAAAAGCGATTTTTGCATTAATTCCACAAGGCGGATGTTGGCGGGATTTACCCGACGAAATCGCGCGAGAATATTTAGCAGGGAGTTATCATTTAGGAGGCGGGAAAACAGGGATTGCTCGGCGTATGTCATGGGATGAAGCAGGTTTAACCGTGTTATGTTCGCCTGCTCAAAAGCAAACAGACCGTTGTCACCCCGATGAGTTAAGACCCTTCACCGTGCGAGAAAATGCAAGAATTCAATCTTTTCCTGATAATTGGGAATTTGTCGGTTCAGTCGCAGAACAATATAAACAAATCGGGAATGCTGTCCCCGTCAATTTAGCCAAACATATCGGCTTATCTATTAAACAGTATTTAATGGGAATGCAGACTGTCAGGTATGAACACTTACAACTTAAACTTCATTTCTAA
- a CDS encoding Eco47II family restriction endonuclease, translating to MNTYNLNFISNENLFNHVQETILKYRFKMDLKSFNQNLVDPIKLTFDHIIYQKNPQLLINDEIMRQIDKSNTNHIGYFHQNIFNYLGNGWYVPAKGFDIVNDELKIFVEMKNKHNTMNSSSSQKTYMRMQHAINQDPCAQCFLVEVIAKNSQNIPWIISLEGEQLSDERIRRVSIDHFYHIVTGEKEAFKQLCEILPVVIKDVVNSIKQEMMQNTVFQELALISPNILQSLYLFSFAEYEGFEHFRYTDDAL from the coding sequence ATGAACACTTACAACTTAAACTTCATTTCTAACGAAAACCTATTTAATCATGTACAAGAAACCATTTTAAAATATCGGTTTAAGATGGATTTAAAATCCTTCAATCAAAACTTAGTTGATCCTATTAAGCTCACTTTTGATCACATCATTTACCAGAAAAATCCACAACTGTTGATTAATGATGAAATCATGAGACAAATTGATAAATCAAATACTAATCATATAGGCTATTTCCATCAAAATATTTTCAATTATTTAGGAAATGGCTGGTATGTTCCTGCTAAAGGATTTGATATCGTTAACGACGAATTAAAAATTTTCGTTGAAATGAAGAATAAACATAACACAATGAATTCTTCTTCATCACAAAAGACTTATATGAGAATGCAACATGCAATTAATCAAGACCCATGTGCACAATGTTTTCTTGTTGAAGTGATTGCAAAAAATAGCCAAAATATCCCTTGGATAATCTCTTTAGAAGGAGAGCAATTATCCGACGAACGTATTCGGCGCGTTTCAATTGACCATTTTTATCATATTGTAACAGGCGAAAAAGAAGCTTTTAAACAACTCTGTGAAATATTACCGGTAGTTATTAAAGATGTTGTGAACAGTATTAAACAAGAAATGATGCAAAATACAGTTTTTCAAGAATTAGCCTTGATTTCTCCCAATATTTTACAAAGTTTATATTTATTTTCTTTTGCCGAATATGAAGGCTTTGAGCATTTCAGATACACGGACGACGCTCTGTAG
- a CDS encoding RpnC/YadD family protein, translating to MLDNAIQQIRQQERATGFEEGIFKGRAEGKTEALITLLEARFMPLTLEEKERLFQLTDEKITALLIQFYKIDSMREFWQGIETH from the coding sequence ATGTTAGACAATGCGATTCAACAGATACGGCAACAAGAAAGGGCTACAGGATTTGAAGAAGGGATTTTTAAAGGTAGAGCCGAAGGAAAAACAGAAGCCCTAATTACCTTATTAGAAGCTCGCTTTATGCCTTTAACACTAGAAGAAAAAGAACGCCTGTTTCAATTAACGGATGAAAAGATAACTGCTTTATTAATCCAATTCTATAAAATCGATAGTATGCGTGAATTTTGGCAGGGTATTGAAACACATTAG
- the gabD gene encoding NADP-dependent succinate-semialdehyde dehydrogenase yields the protein MLSLKDARLFRQQAYINGQWLDADSGKTITVTNPATGAVLGTVPEMGEAETQHAIVAAQQAWTAWRDKTAKERGQIMRAWYQLIMANQDDLAVLMTAEQGKPLSESKGEISYGASFIEWFAEEAKRVYGDVIPASKQGQRIIVLKQPIGIVAAITPWNFPNAMITRKCAPALAVGCPVVIKPASQTPFSALALAELADRAGFPAGIINVLTGNSRAIGGEMTANPLVRKLSFTGSTETGKLLMQQCAGTVKKVSLELGGNAPFIVFDDADLDKAVSGAIASKYRNAGQTCVCANRLLIQSGIYEQFAEKLAVAVQQLTVGDGLKGETQQGPLIDMHAVEKVEAHIADAVSKGARVVCGGKRHALGNTFFEPTILANVTPAMRVAREETFGPVAPLFRFETEAEAIQMANDTEFGLAAYFYSRDLGRVWRVAEALEYGMVGINEGIISTEVAPFGGVKESGIGREGSKYGVDDFLEIKYLCMGGI from the coding sequence ATGTTATCGCTAAAAGATGCGCGTTTGTTTCGTCAACAAGCTTATATTAATGGTCAATGGTTAGATGCCGATAGTGGTAAAACAATAACAGTTACTAATCCCGCAACAGGTGCAGTATTAGGCACTGTGCCTGAAATGGGTGAAGCAGAAACACAACACGCAATTGTTGCTGCCCAGCAAGCATGGACAGCATGGCGAGATAAAACTGCGAAAGAACGTGGGCAAATTATGCGGGCTTGGTATCAGCTTATTATGGCGAATCAGGATGACCTCGCCGTTTTAATGACGGCTGAACAGGGTAAACCCTTGAGCGAATCTAAAGGTGAAATCAGTTATGGCGCGTCTTTTATCGAATGGTTTGCCGAAGAAGCTAAACGTGTTTATGGCGATGTGATACCCGCTAGTAAACAAGGGCAACGGATTATTGTGTTAAAACAGCCGATTGGCATTGTCGCAGCAATTACACCGTGGAATTTTCCCAATGCCATGATTACCCGTAAATGTGCGCCCGCTTTAGCCGTTGGTTGCCCTGTGGTGATTAAGCCCGCCAGTCAAACGCCTTTTTCCGCCCTTGCGCTTGCTGAATTGGCTGACCGCGCGGGTTTTCCTGCGGGAATTATCAATGTCTTAACAGGGAATTCTCGAGCGATTGGCGGGGAAATGACGGCAAACCCCTTAGTACGTAAGTTATCATTTACAGGCTCAACCGAAACAGGCAAGTTATTGATGCAACAATGCGCGGGAACGGTGAAAAAAGTTTCTTTGGAATTAGGCGGAAATGCGCCGTTTATCGTCTTTGATGATGCTGACCTTGATAAAGCGGTGAGTGGGGCAATTGCGTCTAAATATCGGAATGCAGGGCAAACTTGTGTTTGTGCGAATCGCTTGTTAATCCAATCAGGTATTTATGAGCAGTTTGCGGAAAAGTTAGCGGTTGCCGTGCAACAATTAACCGTCGGTGATGGTTTGAAAGGGGAAACTCAGCAAGGCCCTTTAATCGATATGCACGCCGTGGAAAAGGTCGAGGCACATATTGCGGATGCCGTGAGTAAAGGGGCGCGGGTGGTTTGTGGCGGTAAACGTCATGCGTTGGGCAATACGTTTTTTGAGCCGACCATTTTAGCGAATGTTACGCCTGCGATGCGGGTCGCCCGTGAGGAAACTTTTGGCCCTGTCGCGCCTTTATTCCGTTTTGAAACTGAAGCAGAAGCGATTCAGATGGCAAATGATACAGAGTTCGGGCTTGCTGCTTATTTTTATAGTCGAGATTTAGGGCGAGTTTGGCGAGTGGCGGAAGCTTTGGAATATGGCATGGTGGGGATTAATGAAGGGATTATTTCTACCGAAGTCGCACCATTTGGCGGGGTGAAAGAGTCGGGCATTGGACGCGAAGGGTCGAAATATGGGGTTGATGATTTCTTAGAAATTAAGTATTTGTGTATGGGTGGAATTTGA
- a CDS encoding MoaD/ThiS family protein, producing the protein MLITLKLYASLAQYLPTGAKRNQTELDIAEGTSLQDLITTHHIPEQSAHLVLINGVYVAPDKRASARLNQGDIVVMFPPVAGG; encoded by the coding sequence ATGTTAATTACCCTAAAATTATACGCCAGTCTTGCGCAATATTTACCCACAGGGGCGAAACGCAATCAAACGGAGCTGGATATAGCCGAAGGGACATCGTTACAAGATTTAATTACAACACATCATATTCCTGAACAATCTGCCCACTTAGTCCTGATTAATGGGGTTTATGTCGCTCCCGATAAACGGGCAAGCGCACGATTAAATCAAGGCGATATTGTTGTAATGTTTCCGCCTGTCGCGGGTGGGTAA
- a CDS encoding NAD(P)/FAD-dependent oxidoreductase, giving the protein MVHHVIIGAGPAGVIAAETLRKEDPDSKITIIGEETEPPYSRMAIPYLLIKKVGEEGTYLRKNPQHFAERRINLMQQRVKRINTHDNFVVLDNATTHHFDTLLIATGSSPVLPPVAGINSKGVHNCWTLNDARNIIKIAQHGAKVVLLGAGFVGCIVLEALAMRGVDLTVVEMGDRMVPRMMPPKAGNLIKTWCQSKGVQVCTSTRVVSIERDDKRPHPLAVSLSDGRVLEADLVISAAGVRPNTQFLQGSGIQTHKGNGILVDHYLQTNIPSIFAAGDVAEGRDFSTWNFEVHAIQPTAAEHGRIAALNMTGHRHFYRGSFNMNVLDTLGLISASFGLWMGVDGGDNVELYDPERYRYIKLEFKEDFLVGATSLGVTQHIGVLRGLIHGRVPLGSWKERLKADPFRLMEAYLARTQIPESSGWRPEDTRRAALLEV; this is encoded by the coding sequence GTGGTGCATCATGTCATTATCGGCGCAGGCCCTGCGGGCGTTATTGCTGCCGAAACCCTCCGTAAAGAAGACCCAGACAGCAAAATTACAATCATCGGTGAAGAAACAGAGCCACCTTATTCACGCATGGCGATTCCTTACTTATTGATTAAAAAAGTGGGGGAAGAAGGGACTTATCTACGAAAAAATCCCCAACACTTTGCAGAACGTCGTATCAACCTCATGCAACAACGGGTTAAACGCATTAACACGCATGACAATTTTGTCGTCTTAGACAATGCCACAACCCATCATTTTGATACCTTACTGATTGCGACAGGCTCAAGCCCCGTGCTTCCACCCGTTGCAGGTATCAATTCTAAAGGTGTGCACAACTGTTGGACGCTCAATGATGCGCGTAACATCATCAAAATTGCCCAACATGGTGCTAAAGTCGTCCTACTGGGTGCGGGATTTGTCGGCTGTATCGTCTTAGAAGCCCTTGCTATGCGTGGCGTTGACTTAACCGTCGTTGAAATGGGCGACCGCATGGTACCTCGGATGATGCCCCCCAAAGCGGGCAACTTAATTAAAACGTGGTGTCAATCCAAAGGCGTACAAGTTTGTACCTCTACTCGAGTTGTCTCCATTGAACGCGACGACAAACGCCCACACCCGCTTGCTGTTTCTTTAAGCGATGGGCGCGTATTAGAAGCGGACTTAGTTATCTCTGCGGCGGGTGTACGTCCAAATACCCAATTTTTACAAGGCAGTGGCATTCAAACCCATAAAGGCAACGGTATTCTGGTTGACCACTACCTACAAACCAACATCCCCAGCATTTTTGCAGCGGGCGATGTTGCCGAAGGGCGCGATTTTTCAACATGGAACTTTGAAGTTCATGCCATTCAACCCACTGCCGCCGAACATGGACGCATTGCCGCCCTGAACATGACAGGACATCGACATTTTTATCGCGGTAGTTTTAACATGAACGTCTTAGACACTTTAGGCTTAATCTCTGCCTCATTTGGTTTATGGATGGGCGTTGATGGTGGCGACAATGTAGAACTCTACGACCCTGAACGCTACCGCTATATCAAGCTAGAATTTAAAGAAGACTTCTTAGTTGGTGCAACCAGCTTAGGCGTAACGCAACACATTGGCGTACTCCGTGGCTTAATTCATGGACGTGTGCCATTAGGCAGTTGGAAAGAACGCTTAAAAGCCGACCCGTTCCGCTTAATGGAAGCCTATTTAGCCAGAACCCAAATTCCTGAATCATCAGGCTGGCGACCCGAAGACACCCGTAGAGCCGCATTATTAGAGGTGTAA